In one window of Chitinophagales bacterium DNA:
- a CDS encoding cysteine desulfurase translates to MNRIYLDNAATTPLDPLVLEAMMPYLTSHFGNPSSIYSYGRESRLAIENARKSVAKILNAHPAEIFFTSGGTESSNTAITAAVRDLGCKHIISSPIEHHATLHTVEHLYHTGEAALSYVKILPNGHVDMDDLAQLLANSEEKCLVTLMHANNEIGNMLDIHAVGELCKKHQAIFHSDTVQTVGHFPFDLRNTPVHFITGAGHKFHGPKGVGLLYINENVRIKPFVHGGSQERNMRAGTENLYGIVGFAKALELATENHDKDSAYMQSLKLYMKRELEKHIKAVNFNGDPEGRSLYTVLSVSFPKTEKSEMLLFNLDINHICASGGSACTSGADAGSHVIRAINNNPNQVTVRFSFSKHNTTAEIDQTVQLLTTLI, encoded by the coding sequence ATGAACAGGATTTATCTGGATAATGCTGCTACCACACCCCTAGACCCGTTGGTTCTGGAAGCCATGATGCCCTATCTAACGTCGCATTTTGGCAACCCGTCTTCTATCTACAGTTATGGTAGAGAGAGTCGTTTAGCGATCGAGAATGCACGTAAAAGCGTGGCTAAAATCCTGAACGCCCACCCTGCTGAAATCTTTTTCACCAGTGGTGGCACTGAGAGTAGCAATACAGCTATCACTGCTGCTGTTCGTGATTTGGGCTGTAAACACATTATATCTTCTCCTATCGAACACCATGCAACCCTGCACACGGTAGAACATTTGTATCATACCGGAGAAGCAGCATTAAGCTATGTAAAGATTCTGCCCAATGGCCATGTAGATATGGATGATCTAGCGCAATTATTAGCGAATAGTGAAGAAAAATGTCTGGTTACTTTGATGCATGCCAATAATGAAATTGGCAATATGCTGGATATCCATGCAGTTGGTGAATTATGCAAAAAACACCAAGCCATTTTTCATAGCGATACGGTACAAACAGTTGGTCATTTTCCATTTGATTTACGCAATACACCAGTACACTTTATCACAGGTGCGGGACATAAATTCCACGGACCTAAAGGTGTGGGCCTTCTCTACATCAATGAGAATGTGCGCATCAAACCTTTTGTACATGGCGGTTCACAGGAAAGAAACATGCGTGCAGGCACTGAAAACCTGTATGGCATCGTTGGTTTTGCAAAAGCTTTAGAACTAGCTACAGAGAATCATGATAAAGACAGCGCTTACATGCAATCGTTGAAATTGTATATGAAGCGCGAGTTGGAGAAACACATCAAGGCTGTAAACTTTAATGGCGATCCTGAAGGACGCAGTTTATACACCGTGTTGAGTGTTAGCTTCCCTAAGACAGAGAAAAGTGAGATGTTGCTCTTCAATTTGGACATCAACCATATCTGCGCCTCTGGAGGCAGTGCTTGTACCAGTGGTGCGGATGCCGGTAGCCATGTAATCAGGGCTATCAACAATAATCCCAACCAGGTGACTGTGCGCTTCTCATTCAGCAAGCACAATACCACTGCAGAAATTGATCAAACAGTGCAGCTATTAACCACACTGATCTAG
- the glmM gene encoding phosphoglucosamine mutase: MALIKSISGIRGTIGGKPGDTLSPLDVVRFTAAYGTWLLSRAGDNKKVVIGRDGRISGELVQRLVISTLNALGIDVLDLGLSTTPTVEMAVVFEKAAGGIILTASHNPKEWNALKLLNEQGEFISGADGTALLEIAAKEDFNFASVDKLGTHTVVENALDKHIEAILAYPLVDVAAIKKQKFRIVLDAINSTGAIAVPALLKALGVKDVVVLNGEVNGKFAHNPEPLPQHLTELCNEVNKQKAHLGIAVDPDVDRLCFVCEDGSLFGEEYTLVAVADYVLRERKGNTVSNMSSTRALKDVTLKHGGQYYPSAVGEVNVVTKMKAVNAVIGGEGNGGIIVPDLHYGRDALIGIALFLTFMAKEGKSAKQIRNSYPDYFMSKNKIELDKQIDVQQIFEQIKKKYKKQEINTEDGLKIEFETDWVHLRTSNTEPIIRIYAESNFETTADNIAKRIMQDIREAM, from the coding sequence ATGGCATTGATTAAGAGTATTTCAGGTATCAGAGGCACCATTGGCGGTAAGCCCGGGGATACATTGAGCCCTTTAGACGTAGTTCGTTTTACTGCAGCATATGGCACTTGGCTTTTATCCCGTGCCGGCGATAATAAAAAAGTAGTAATAGGCCGTGATGGCCGTATCAGCGGAGAATTGGTACAAAGGCTTGTGATCAGTACCCTAAATGCTTTGGGTATTGATGTATTGGATCTGGGCCTGAGCACCACTCCTACGGTTGAAATGGCCGTGGTATTTGAAAAAGCAGCCGGTGGTATTATCCTCACTGCCAGCCATAACCCCAAAGAATGGAATGCCCTGAAATTATTAAATGAGCAGGGCGAGTTCATCAGCGGTGCCGATGGCACAGCTTTATTGGAAATTGCTGCAAAAGAAGATTTCAATTTTGCAAGTGTTGATAAACTGGGTACGCATACTGTTGTTGAAAACGCATTAGATAAACACATTGAAGCAATCCTTGCCTATCCGCTGGTAGATGTTGCAGCTATCAAGAAGCAGAAATTCCGCATTGTGCTGGATGCCATCAATAGTACAGGTGCTATTGCAGTGCCCGCATTATTGAAAGCATTGGGTGTAAAAGATGTGGTGGTATTGAATGGAGAAGTGAATGGCAAATTCGCCCACAACCCCGAACCATTACCCCAACACCTTACTGAGCTCTGCAACGAGGTGAACAAACAAAAAGCCCATTTGGGTATTGCAGTAGATCCCGATGTTGATCGTCTCTGTTTTGTATGCGAAGATGGTAGCCTGTTCGGCGAAGAATATACACTGGTAGCTGTGGCTGATTATGTGCTGCGCGAAAGAAAAGGCAATACCGTCAGCAATATGTCTTCTACCCGTGCTTTGAAAGATGTTACGTTGAAACATGGCGGACAATACTACCCTTCTGCTGTTGGTGAAGTGAATGTGGTAACAAAGATGAAAGCAGTCAATGCCGTAATCGGTGGCGAAGGCAATGGCGGTATTATTGTACCCGATTTACATTATGGTCGCGATGCACTGATTGGCATTGCACTCTTCCTCACTTTCATGGCCAAGGAAGGCAAATCTGCCAAACAGATCCGCAACAGCTATCCGGATTATTTCATGAGTAAGAATAAGATTGAGCTGGATAAGCAGATTGATGTACAGCAGATCTTTGAGCAGATTAAAAAGAAGTACAAGAAACAGGAGATCAATACAGAAGACGGACTGAAAATCGAATTTGAAACAGACTGGGTACACTTGCGCACCAGCAATACAGAACCCATTATCCGCATTTATGCCGAAAGCAATTTCGAAACAACGGCAGACAATATTGCCAAGCGGATTATGCAGGACATCAGAGAAGCTATGTAA
- a CDS encoding class I SAM-dependent methyltransferase translates to MQQQSWYRDWFNSPYYHMLYQHRDDREAFAFINTLIGYLQPPQGAIMLDIACGKGRHSKALAEMGFDVTGIDLSHASIEEAKQDESDRLHFYQHDMRRTFRVHYYDYGFNFFTSFGYFNTRREHDNAIRTMAQSLKRTGTLVIDYLNVHYVEAGLEKAAIHTVDDVQFQITRWHDEAHFFKQIQVLDAGAHSPRHLYTERVAKFTLGDFTEMLAYQGLQIQEVFGDYHLGQYDIHHSPRMILLAKYR, encoded by the coding sequence ATGCAACAGCAGTCGTGGTATAGAGATTGGTTTAATTCGCCGTATTATCATATGCTTTACCAGCATAGGGATGACCGGGAAGCTTTTGCCTTTATCAATACCCTGATTGGCTATCTGCAACCACCGCAGGGTGCTATTATGCTCGACATAGCCTGTGGCAAAGGAAGGCATAGCAAGGCACTGGCGGAAATGGGTTTTGATGTAACCGGTATCGATTTATCACATGCATCTATTGAAGAAGCAAAACAGGACGAATCAGACAGGTTGCATTTCTATCAGCATGATATGCGCAGAACATTTCGGGTGCACTATTATGATTATGGGTTTAATTTCTTTACCAGTTTTGGTTATTTCAATACCCGCAGAGAGCATGATAATGCCATTCGCACCATGGCGCAAAGCCTGAAACGCACCGGAACATTAGTTATTGATTATCTGAATGTCCACTACGTGGAAGCCGGACTGGAAAAAGCAGCTATTCACACAGTGGATGATGTGCAGTTTCAGATTACACGCTGGCATGATGAAGCGCATTTTTTCAAACAGATTCAGGTACTGGATGCCGGTGCGCATTCGCCAAGGCATCTGTATACAGAGCGTGTGGCCAAATTCACTTTAGGTGATTTTACAGAAATGCTGGCGTATCAGGGCTTACAGATACAAGAGGTATTTGGTGATTACCATTTGGGCCAATATGATATACATCACTCCCCAAGGATGATTCTGCTGGCGAAATATCGTTAA
- a CDS encoding phosphatase PAP2 family protein yields the protein MQTLLSAFNFWDRIWFTLNEWDTWLFLQINNHWTNTLFDSVFPWWRESVAWAPLYVFLIALVFVNFRKQAWYIILFVLITVTLSDQISSNLLKKWIERPRPCNDAALLSDVRLLLNHCSGGFSFTSSHATNHFAISMFLFMTMRQFFGRWIWAFFLWSASICYGQIYVGVHYPLDVFCGALLGLSIGWFTGTAFLKQQASLELT from the coding sequence ATGCAGACCCTGTTAAGTGCCTTCAATTTTTGGGATAGAATCTGGTTTACACTCAATGAGTGGGATACCTGGCTTTTTCTGCAGATCAATAATCATTGGACCAATACCCTTTTCGACAGTGTTTTTCCTTGGTGGAGAGAATCTGTTGCTTGGGCGCCATTATATGTCTTTTTAATTGCACTGGTATTTGTCAATTTTCGCAAACAGGCTTGGTATATCATCTTGTTTGTACTTATTACCGTTACCTTGAGTGATCAGATCAGTAGTAACCTGCTGAAAAAATGGATTGAGCGTCCAAGGCCTTGTAATGATGCAGCTTTATTGTCTGATGTGCGTTTGTTATTGAATCACTGTTCGGGAGGATTCAGTTTTACCTCATCTCATGCTACCAATCATTTCGCCATCAGTATGTTCTTGTTCATGACCATGCGTCAATTCTTTGGTAGATGGATATGGGCTTTTTTCCTTTGGTCGGCCAGCATTTGCTATGGTCAAATCTATGTTGGTGTACACTATCCGCTGGACGTTTTTTGCGGCGCATTACTGGGTTTGAGCATTGGTTGGTTTACCGGGACAGCGTTTTTGAAACAACAAGCATCTCTTGAACTGACCTAA
- a CDS encoding glycosyltransferase family 39 protein, which yields MIPQRVFWFIIFLCIGTYLLGAFCIPLMDIDAAQYASISREMLEKQSFLQVYDLDHDYLDKPPMIFWLSALSMSVFGIHDWAYRLPSILFALLAILSTYRFARIYYQKEIAQLSAMILAASQAMFLITHDVRTDTMLMGWVMLSVWQLAAWYQTNRWIHFIIAFTCVAGGMMTKGPIALVVPGVAFAIHFLLRRSWKQFFRWEYIAAVLWIALLLLPMSIGLYQQYDLHPGKMINGVPIQSGLRFYYWTQSFGRYTGENVFNEMNHFTFLLENMFWSFLPWVFLFLIGLLNQVIALIRSRFHLTDKEEWVSVGGFLLTYVMLARSQAQLPHYIFVVFPFAAIITARFVYQLFHTADFTKWRKPLLIFHGFIFAIIWLATIALMYWPFRATVPIYVPILAACCLLGYFTILSAKKLSLPHLLEISFFTIIGVNIFLSTAFYPNVLQYQMGNTAAEKLAAKKIDPDKVYLYHIYPGHSMHFYAKHVFHPQHQPDSLAQGNYLLAPKDSTAVLTSKHPFLQVIDEGPHFGVTKLSLPFLNPALRNQEVPDYVLLQRK from the coding sequence ATGATCCCCCAAAGAGTCTTTTGGTTCATCATTTTTTTATGTATTGGCACCTACCTGCTTGGTGCTTTCTGTATACCCCTAATGGATATTGATGCAGCACAGTATGCATCCATCAGCCGTGAAATGTTGGAAAAGCAAAGTTTCTTACAGGTATATGATCTAGACCATGATTACCTGGATAAGCCGCCCATGATATTCTGGCTATCGGCCTTGAGTATGTCTGTATTTGGTATACACGACTGGGCTTACAGGTTACCTTCCATTCTTTTCGCATTGCTGGCTATTCTGAGTACCTATCGCTTTGCAAGAATCTATTATCAAAAAGAGATTGCACAATTGTCTGCCATGATTTTGGCTGCATCTCAGGCGATGTTTCTAATTACCCATGATGTGCGCACAGACACCATGCTCATGGGTTGGGTGATGTTGAGTGTATGGCAATTGGCTGCATGGTACCAGACCAACCGGTGGATTCATTTTATTATTGCTTTTACTTGTGTGGCTGGAGGAATGATGACGAAAGGTCCGATTGCATTGGTGGTGCCTGGTGTTGCATTTGCTATTCACTTTTTATTACGCCGTTCGTGGAAACAGTTTTTCAGATGGGAGTACATCGCTGCAGTGTTGTGGATTGCCTTGCTTTTATTGCCGATGAGTATCGGATTGTATCAGCAATACGATTTGCATCCCGGCAAGATGATCAATGGTGTACCCATTCAATCGGGATTGCGCTTTTATTATTGGACACAAAGCTTTGGTAGATATACAGGCGAGAACGTATTCAATGAAATGAATCACTTCACCTTCCTGTTGGAAAACATGTTCTGGAGTTTTCTGCCCTGGGTATTTCTTTTCTTGATTGGTTTATTGAATCAGGTGATTGCATTGATCAGAAGTCGGTTTCATTTAACAGATAAAGAAGAGTGGGTAAGTGTTGGTGGATTCCTGCTTACCTATGTGATGTTAGCTCGCAGCCAGGCACAATTGCCGCATTATATTTTTGTCGTCTTCCCATTTGCGGCAATCATCACTGCAAGGTTTGTATATCAATTATTTCATACGGCAGATTTTACAAAATGGAGGAAACCTTTATTGATTTTTCATGGTTTCATCTTTGCCATCATTTGGTTGGCTACCATTGCGCTGATGTACTGGCCTTTCCGAGCAACAGTACCCATCTATGTACCCATACTCGCAGCATGTTGTTTGCTAGGTTATTTTACCATCCTCTCTGCTAAAAAACTATCACTGCCGCACTTGCTTGAGATTAGCTTCTTTACCATCATCGGTGTGAATATATTCTTGTCGACAGCATTTTATCCCAACGTGCTTCAATACCAAATGGGTAATACTGCTGCCGAAAAATTGGCTGCAAAGAAGATTGATCCGGACAAAGTATATCTCTATCACATCTACCCTGGTCATTCCATGCATTTTTATGCAAAGCATGTATTTCATCCGCAACATCAGCCTGATTCACTAGCGCAAGGCAATTATTTACTAGCACCTAAAGACAGTACTGCTGTGCTAACAAGCAAACATCCATTTTTACAAGTGATAGATGAGGGCCCGCACTTTGGCGTAACCAAGCTTTCATTGCCTTTTTTGAATCCTGCTTTACGCAATCAGGAAGTGCCGGATTATGTCTTGCTACAGCGCAAATAA
- a CDS encoding HlyC/CorC family transporter, with translation MTEVLIIFGLIVVNGLFSMAEIALVSARKARLEGQAAKGDMAAKKALELANHPDTFLSSVQIGITLVGILTGIFSGEKFTGDLENWLQTIPSLAPYKGIIATSIVVVAITYFSLVLGELLPKRIGLSNPETIAKRVAGPMRIISLITFPFIWLLSKSTWVLVKLLGIKSNENQVTEEEIKAIISEGTEQGTIEEAEQEIIERVFHLGDRTITSLMTHRSDIEWVSLQQTVGEMKAAMSEMVHTVYPVCDGSIDNIKGVISVKDILKADEQLLVKNLMKPAMYVPENNSAYVVLERFKQTKIHHCFIVNEYGSIEGMITLNDILEAIVGDIPQPDEENYEIVQRADGSYLVDAQISFFDFLAYFDHEDWMPEGEQEFDTLAGFVLHKLEKIPATGDVFSWRGFQFEIIDMDNHRIDKILVTTAKTAD, from the coding sequence ATGACTGAAGTCTTAATCATATTTGGTTTGATTGTGGTGAACGGTCTTTTCTCCATGGCTGAGATTGCCTTGGTATCTGCGAGAAAAGCCAGATTGGAAGGGCAGGCTGCTAAGGGCGATATGGCTGCAAAAAAAGCACTGGAGCTGGCGAACCATCCAGATACTTTTTTGTCCAGCGTGCAAATTGGTATCACACTCGTTGGTATTTTGACAGGTATTTTTTCTGGCGAAAAATTTACCGGCGATCTGGAAAACTGGTTACAAACCATTCCTTCGCTTGCGCCCTATAAAGGCATTATTGCAACATCAATAGTGGTAGTGGCCATTACTTATTTCTCCTTGGTGCTTGGTGAGTTATTGCCCAAGCGTATCGGTTTGAGTAACCCGGAAACAATTGCCAAAAGAGTTGCGGGCCCAATGCGCATCATCAGCCTGATCACTTTCCCTTTTATCTGGTTATTGAGTAAATCTACTTGGGTATTGGTGAAACTGCTTGGTATCAAAAGCAACGAGAATCAGGTTACGGAAGAAGAAATCAAAGCCATTATCAGCGAGGGTACCGAGCAGGGAACTATTGAAGAGGCGGAGCAGGAAATTATTGAGCGTGTTTTCCATCTGGGTGATAGAACTATTACATCCTTAATGACCCATCGCAGCGATATTGAATGGGTGAGTCTTCAGCAGACTGTTGGAGAAATGAAAGCTGCTATGAGCGAAATGGTTCACACTGTATATCCTGTTTGTGATGGCTCGATTGACAATATCAAAGGCGTTATCTCTGTTAAAGATATTCTCAAAGCTGATGAGCAATTGTTGGTGAAAAACCTCATGAAGCCGGCAATGTATGTGCCGGAGAATAACTCTGCTTATGTGGTGTTGGAACGTTTCAAGCAAACCAAGATTCACCATTGTTTTATTGTGAATGAATATGGCAGTATTGAAGGGATGATTACCCTAAATGATATCCTGGAAGCCATTGTGGGCGATATTCCGCAGCCTGATGAAGAGAATTATGAAATTGTACAGCGTGCAGATGGTAGTTATCTGGTAGATGCACAAATCAGTTTCTTTGACTTTCTGGCTTATTTTGATCACGAAGATTGGATGCCAGAAGGGGAACAGGAGTTTGATACGCTGGCCGGCTTTGTGTTACATAAGCTCGAGAAAATTCCAGCAACGGGCGATGTCTTCAGCTGGAGAGGTTTTCAGTTTGAGATCATCGATATGGATAACCATCGTATCGATAAGATTTTGGTAACTACTGCAAAAACAGCAGACTAA
- a CDS encoding HupE/UreJ family protein: protein MSDFSIYFGIGYEHIADFKEFKGLDHILFILALTLRYQWSDWKKLLILVTAFTIGHSVSLALTALDIIDPPMDWVEFLIPLSIVITAATNVGVKKFNFKSKFPLIYFLALFFGLVHGMGFGYGLKSLLGKGTELLMPLLAFNVGLEIGQLVVVVAILLLTFIFTGLLKVNRREYLLFASAMVFALALQMSIERAPFLNH from the coding sequence ATGAGTGACTTCAGCATATATTTCGGTATCGGCTACGAACATATCGCCGATTTTAAAGAGTTCAAAGGCCTGGATCATATTTTATTTATCCTGGCACTTACCCTTCGTTATCAATGGAGTGATTGGAAAAAACTGTTGATTCTTGTAACAGCTTTTACAATAGGCCATTCCGTTTCGCTGGCATTAACAGCTCTTGATATTATTGATCCGCCAATGGATTGGGTAGAGTTCCTGATTCCCTTATCTATCGTCATTACAGCTGCCACCAATGTTGGGGTAAAGAAATTCAATTTTAAATCAAAGTTTCCTTTAATATATTTCCTAGCCCTTTTCTTTGGTTTGGTACATGGTATGGGTTTTGGTTACGGCCTCAAAAGCCTTTTGGGTAAGGGTACAGAATTGCTGATGCCATTACTGGCTTTCAATGTCGGGCTGGAAATTGGGCAATTGGTAGTTGTTGTCGCAATACTATTGCTAACCTTTATATTTACAGGCCTTTTGAAAGTGAACAGAAGAGAATACCTGCTTTTTGCGTCTGCTATGGTATTCGCACTGGCACTGCAAATGAGCATTGAAAGAGCACCTTTTTTAAACCACTGA
- a CDS encoding M1 family metallopeptidase, whose protein sequence is MRRITVLFMLFCFAVAAQAQNIMNNPTSNHGNKFEQLGTILPTPNEYRTASGAPGPKYWQQRADYDIKCELDEKNLKLTGSETITYYNNSPDVLTYLWLQLDENEHSSVNNANYQDGSSLGRQVSVRTLEAMEEAKTDNGYGHIISKLTDALGKPLKYTINKTMMRIDLPAPLKPGQKFVFNVDWSYKISNRMAMGGRGGYEFFPEDGNHVFTIAQWYPRLCVYSDFQGWQNHQFTGRGEFALTFGNYKVSMTVPADHVVGSTGECLNYAQVLSPAQLKRWTDAQTAKEPVEIANLPEAVAAEKQKSSAKKTWVYKSDNVRDFAWTSSRKFVWDAMPAYVEGKKIMCMSFYPKEAYNLWKRYSTKAVAHTIKVYSKFSIPYPYPTAQSVEAANGMEYPMICFNNGRCEKDGSYSEATKYSMLGVIIHEVGHNFFPMIVNSDERQWSWMDEGLNTFVQYLAEELWDNKYPSRRGPAWAIADYMKLPKDQLEPIMTNSENIIQFGPNAYSKPATGLNILRETIMGRELFDFSFREYSRRWAFKHPTPADLFRTMEDASGEDLDWFWRGWFYSIEACDIAIDTVKYAVFDPNAAAAAPQGGFGGQRPGGGMVNLAKPMMNSFEDISKIRNRQDKSILFATDVDTTLRDFYWRYARGLEPYDTTKYPAPSFNMTPEALTDAEKAKWSNAHLYEITFTNKGGLVMPVIVEFTYEDGTKETERIPAQIWRKNENKFSKVFMTKKKAVGIKLDPMRETADIDETNNSWPKVSEPSKFSIFKAAARSRGAGGGINPMQKAMEKKNSN, encoded by the coding sequence ATGAGAAGAATTACTGTCCTATTCATGTTGTTTTGTTTCGCAGTAGCTGCGCAAGCACAAAATATAATGAATAACCCCACGTCTAATCACGGTAACAAGTTTGAGCAGCTGGGTACCATTCTGCCTACGCCAAATGAGTATCGTACCGCGAGCGGTGCACCTGGTCCCAAGTACTGGCAACAGCGTGCTGATTACGACATCAAATGTGAGTTGGATGAGAAAAACCTGAAACTCACCGGTAGCGAAACCATCACTTATTACAACAACTCTCCAGATGTATTGACATATCTCTGGTTGCAGTTGGATGAAAACGAGCATAGCTCTGTTAACAATGCCAACTATCAGGATGGCTCATCACTGGGTCGCCAGGTTTCTGTTCGCACCTTGGAAGCAATGGAAGAGGCCAAGACAGATAATGGTTATGGCCATATCATCAGCAAGCTAACTGATGCTTTGGGTAAGCCATTAAAGTATACTATCAACAAAACAATGATGCGTATTGATTTGCCGGCCCCACTCAAGCCTGGTCAGAAATTCGTGTTCAACGTTGATTGGAGTTATAAGATATCTAACCGTATGGCTATGGGTGGCCGTGGTGGTTATGAGTTTTTCCCTGAAGATGGTAATCATGTGTTTACCATTGCACAGTGGTATCCTCGTTTGTGTGTGTACAGCGATTTCCAAGGCTGGCAAAACCATCAGTTTACCGGGCGCGGTGAATTTGCACTCACATTTGGAAATTACAAAGTGTCTATGACCGTACCTGCTGACCACGTTGTTGGTTCTACAGGTGAGTGTTTGAACTATGCACAAGTGTTAAGCCCAGCACAATTAAAGCGTTGGACTGATGCTCAAACTGCTAAAGAGCCTGTAGAGATTGCAAATTTGCCTGAAGCAGTTGCTGCTGAGAAGCAGAAGAGCAGTGCAAAAAAGACTTGGGTATACAAATCAGATAATGTGCGCGATTTTGCCTGGACTTCTTCACGCAAATTCGTTTGGGATGCAATGCCTGCTTATGTAGAAGGTAAGAAGATCATGTGTATGAGCTTTTATCCTAAGGAAGCGTACAACTTGTGGAAGCGCTATTCAACAAAAGCTGTAGCACACACCATCAAAGTCTATTCTAAATTCTCTATTCCATATCCTTATCCAACTGCACAAAGTGTAGAAGCCGCAAATGGTATGGAATATCCAATGATCTGTTTCAACAACGGTCGTTGCGAAAAAGATGGCAGCTATAGTGAAGCTACCAAGTATAGCATGCTGGGTGTAATCATTCACGAAGTTGGACATAACTTCTTCCCAATGATCGTAAACAGCGATGAACGTCAGTGGAGCTGGATGGATGAAGGTTTGAATACATTTGTGCAGTATCTGGCTGAGGAACTGTGGGATAATAAATATCCTTCTCGTCGCGGGCCAGCCTGGGCAATTGCTGATTATATGAAATTGCCAAAAGATCAGTTGGAGCCAATCATGACCAACAGTGAAAACATCATTCAGTTTGGTCCTAACGCTTACTCTAAGCCTGCAACTGGTTTAAATATTCTGCGTGAAACCATCATGGGCCGTGAACTCTTTGATTTCTCTTTCCGTGAATATTCACGTCGATGGGCATTCAAGCATCCAACACCTGCTGATCTCTTCCGCACAATGGAAGATGCCAGTGGCGAAGACCTGGATTGGTTCTGGAGAGGTTGGTTTTATAGCATTGAAGCTTGTGATATTGCGATTGATACTGTAAAGTATGCTGTATTTGATCCGAACGCAGCTGCTGCAGCACCTCAGGGTGGCTTTGGTGGTCAGCGTCCGGGTGGCGGCATGGTGAACCTGGCAAAACCAATGATGAACAGCTTTGAAGACATCTCTAAGATTCGTAACCGTCAGGATAAGAGCATTCTGTTTGCAACGGATGTTGATACCACATTACGTGATTTCTACTGGCGTTATGCACGTGGTCTGGAACCATACGATACAACGAAGTATCCAGCTCCTAGCTTTAATATGACACCTGAAGCTTTAACGGATGCAGAAAAAGCCAAGTGGTCAAATGCACACTTGTATGAAATTACTTTCACCAACAAAGGTGGTCTTGTAATGCCTGTGATTGTTGAGTTTACTTACGAAGATGGTACTAAGGAAACAGAGCGTATTCCTGCACAAATCTGGCGTAAGAATGAAAACAAGTTCAGCAAAGTATTCATGACCAAGAAAAAAGCTGTAGGTATCAAATTGGATCCAATGCGTGAAACTGCAGATATTGATGAGACAAACAACAGCTGGCCTAAAGTAAGCGAGCCTAGCAAGTTCTCCATCTTTAAAGCGGCTGCACGTTCTCGTGGTGCTGGTGGTGGTATCAACCCCATGCAAAAAGCTATGGAGAAAAAGAACAGCAACTAA
- a CDS encoding prolyl oligopeptidase family serine peptidase, whose translation MKKLLLPILLVFVSICVQAAEVDTIQVFSKAMQKDIKVVVVKPAQYKKKKLRFPVVYLLHGYSGSYAQWVKDAPLLMQHADQFNQLLVCPDGGFNSWYFDSPVEPSVRYETFCSSELINAIDAQYRTIADKSARAITGLSMGGHGAMYLAIRHADVFGAAGSICGGVDIRPFPKSWDMTRVLGNPATNQENWEKNTVINVVDQLQNGSVKLIIDCGLGDFFLQVNRAFHQKLVEKKIDHEYIERPGAHNKAYWGNAIGYQLYYFNNFFKQVKA comes from the coding sequence ATGAAAAAGCTGTTACTCCCCATCTTGCTTGTGTTTGTATCCATTTGTGTGCAAGCGGCTGAAGTAGATACTATTCAGGTGTTCAGCAAAGCCATGCAGAAAGACATCAAAGTTGTGGTGGTAAAGCCAGCACAGTACAAGAAAAAGAAACTGCGTTTTCCTGTCGTGTACTTACTGCATGGTTATAGTGGCAGTTATGCGCAATGGGTAAAAGATGCACCACTGCTGATGCAACATGCAGATCAGTTCAATCAATTATTGGTTTGTCCTGATGGCGGCTTTAATAGCTGGTATTTTGATAGTCCTGTTGAACCCAGTGTGCGCTATGAAACTTTTTGTAGCAGCGAATTGATTAATGCCATTGATGCGCAATACAGAACCATTGCAGATAAATCAGCACGTGCCATTACCGGTCTAAGTATGGGCGGACATGGAGCGATGTATTTAGCTATCAGACATGCAGATGTTTTTGGTGCGGCTGGCAGTATTTGTGGGGGAGTGGATATCCGTCCTTTTCCTAAAAGCTGGGATATGACACGTGTGCTCGGTAACCCTGCTACGAATCAGGAGAATTGGGAAAAGAATACAGTCATCAATGTGGTAGATCAACTGCAGAATGGAAGCGTAAAGCTGATTATTGATTGCGGCTTGGGCGATTTCTTTTTACAAGTAAATAGAGCATTTCATCAAAAGCTTGTCGAAAAGAAAATAGATCATGAATACATTGAACGTCCCGGTGCGCATAACAAAGCTTATTGGGGTAACGCAATAGGGTACCAGTTGTATTACTTCAACAATTTCTTTAAACAAGTGAAAGCTTAA